Proteins encoded by one window of Cellvibrio sp. KY-GH-1:
- the rdgC gene encoding recombination-associated protein RdgC, with product MWFKNLRLYRLTEEWTISTEELNEKLAEFCFNPCGSLDPLRYGFEFPLGRHGSEFVHVTNGYIMICAKKQEKILPGGVIKEALEEKVQAINDAESRPVGRKERDSLKDEIIFSLLPKAFTRSTLDYAYIAPQEKLIVVNSSSAKRAEDLLSKLREALGSLRCLPIAPKNIPTQVMTHWLRESQAPHQFELGEEVELQATKDGRVVRCKKLDLTAAEIRNHLESGMHVSKIALVWKEAISCIIDDQLGIKRVKFEDVISDKANERNPESKAEQFDADFAIMAMELKNFITALLAAFGGESDPI from the coding sequence ATGTGGTTTAAAAATTTACGGTTGTATCGCTTAACCGAAGAGTGGACTATTTCCACCGAAGAATTGAATGAAAAACTCGCCGAGTTTTGCTTTAACCCCTGCGGTAGCCTTGATCCTCTGCGCTATGGTTTTGAATTCCCGCTCGGTCGCCACGGCAGCGAGTTTGTGCATGTTACCAATGGCTACATCATGATTTGCGCCAAGAAGCAGGAAAAAATTCTCCCTGGCGGCGTGATCAAAGAGGCGCTGGAAGAAAAAGTTCAAGCGATTAACGATGCGGAATCGCGCCCGGTAGGCCGCAAAGAGCGCGACTCTTTAAAAGATGAAATTATTTTTTCATTGCTACCCAAAGCCTTTACCCGTTCCACGCTGGATTACGCCTACATAGCACCGCAAGAAAAATTAATTGTGGTGAATTCATCGTCTGCGAAACGCGCGGAAGATTTGCTGAGCAAATTACGCGAAGCATTAGGCAGCTTGCGCTGTTTGCCTATCGCCCCCAAAAATATTCCCACCCAAGTGATGACTCACTGGTTGCGCGAAAGCCAGGCGCCACATCAATTTGAGTTGGGCGAGGAAGTAGAGCTGCAAGCCACCAAAGATGGCCGCGTAGTGCGCTGCAAAAAGCTGGACCTTACCGCTGCGGAAATTCGCAATCATCTCGAGAGCGGTATGCACGTCAGTAAAATTGCACTGGTGTGGAAAGAGGCCATCAGCTGCATTATCGATGACCAGCTGGGTATCAAGCGCGTGAAGTTTGAAGATGTGATTAGCGATAAAGCTAACGAGCGCAACCCGGAAAGCAAAGCCGAACAATTTGATGCCGACTTTGCCATTATGGCGATGGAGCTGAAAAATTTTATCACCGCTTTACTCGCCGCGTTCGGTGGCGAAAGCGACCCAATTTGA
- the dauA gene encoding C4-dicarboxylic acid transporter DauA yields the protein MPHRAHLFSLRIAHAVREACFLETYGARRLRRDLLAGITVGIIAIPLAMALAIASGVPPQYGLYTAIVAGFLIPLLGGSRFSISGPTAAFVVILFPVAQQYGLGGLLVASLMAGAIMIAMALLRLGRLIEYIPEAVTLGFTAGIAIVIATLQIKDFLGLQVQLPAHYLEKVALLFQQLPYIDWPSVAVASTTLLMMLLWPLLKSPLPPHLPAIIVGSLLAFFFNQQGWIVDTIGSRFSYTLPNGVTGFGVPPQLPELIWPWDQLGAHGEPIRWNSRVLQDLLSAAFAIAMLGAIESLLCAMVLDGMTGKRHSANSELMGQGIANMITPFFGGITATAALARSAASVKAGAESPVAGMVHALVVLLGLVALAPLLAYLPMPAMAALLVMVAWGMSEAHKAVHLVKTAPRGDIWVFAVCLLLTVFFDMVIAITMGIVLAALLFMKEIASMTHIDDLTKENQHLLPKNWRVLHISGPLFFAAADRVFSELARLCEDDQHIILSFKDVSVLDAGGLSALGKLIDKCQHNQTELILTDIPVPIGLIMERAHVKPRAGTLRFCHSLKEALAATAS from the coding sequence ATGCCGCATCGCGCACATTTGTTTTCTCTTCGTATTGCGCACGCGGTACGTGAAGCCTGTTTTTTGGAAACCTATGGTGCGCGACGCTTGCGGCGCGATCTGTTAGCGGGCATTACCGTAGGCATTATTGCCATTCCACTGGCGATGGCTCTCGCTATTGCTAGCGGTGTGCCGCCGCAATATGGTTTATATACCGCAATTGTTGCGGGATTTTTAATTCCCTTGCTTGGCGGTTCGCGATTCAGTATTTCCGGCCCTACGGCGGCGTTCGTGGTCATCCTCTTCCCCGTTGCACAACAATATGGTTTGGGCGGATTATTGGTGGCTAGCCTTATGGCAGGTGCCATCATGATTGCTATGGCGCTACTGCGCTTGGGGCGGTTGATCGAATATATTCCGGAGGCGGTGACGCTGGGTTTTACGGCGGGCATCGCGATTGTCATTGCCACATTGCAAATAAAAGATTTTCTAGGGCTGCAAGTGCAATTGCCGGCACATTATCTGGAAAAAGTAGCGCTGTTGTTTCAGCAGCTGCCCTACATCGATTGGCCAAGCGTTGCTGTAGCATCAACCACTCTGTTGATGATGTTGCTGTGGCCATTGTTGAAGTCGCCGCTCCCTCCTCATTTACCTGCAATTATTGTAGGTAGTTTGCTCGCATTTTTTTTCAATCAACAGGGGTGGATCGTCGACACTATTGGTTCGCGTTTTTCATACACCCTGCCGAATGGCGTTACCGGTTTTGGTGTTCCGCCACAATTGCCGGAATTGATCTGGCCTTGGGACCAGTTGGGTGCTCATGGTGAGCCTATCCGTTGGAATTCGCGTGTGCTGCAGGATTTGCTGTCTGCCGCCTTTGCGATTGCCATGCTCGGCGCGATCGAATCGCTTCTTTGTGCGATGGTACTGGATGGGATGACCGGCAAACGCCACAGTGCCAATAGCGAATTAATGGGGCAGGGGATTGCCAATATGATCACGCCGTTTTTCGGTGGTATTACGGCGACCGCTGCATTGGCTCGTTCGGCGGCGAGCGTAAAAGCGGGGGCGGAATCCCCAGTGGCGGGTATGGTGCATGCGCTGGTGGTGTTGCTGGGGTTGGTGGCGCTGGCGCCGCTGCTGGCTTATTTACCCATGCCGGCCATGGCGGCATTACTGGTGATGGTGGCTTGGGGTATGAGCGAAGCGCACAAAGCTGTACATCTGGTAAAAACCGCGCCACGCGGTGATATCTGGGTGTTTGCTGTCTGCTTATTACTGACCGTATTTTTCGACATGGTGATTGCGATTACGATGGGAATAGTGCTGGCGGCATTGTTGTTTATGAAAGAAATTGCGTCGATGACGCATATAGATGATCTCACCAAAGAAAATCAGCATTTACTTCCCAAGAATTGGAGGGTACTTCACATCAGTGGCCCGCTATTTTTCGCTGCTGCCGATCGAGTATTCAGCGAACTTGCACGCCTCTGCGAGGATGACCAACATATTATTTTATCGTTTAAGGATGTGTCGGTGTTGGATGCTGGAGGGCTGTCAGCGCTTGGTAAATTAATTGATAAATGCCAGCACAATCAAACCGAATTAATACTCACGGATATTCCAGTGCCGATTGGCCTCATCATGGAGCGTGCGCACGTTAAGCCACGCGCCGGCACCTTAAGATTTTGTCATTCCTTAAAAGAAGCATTAGCCGCCACGGCGTCGTAA